One window from the genome of Pandoraea fibrosis encodes:
- the phnE gene encoding phosphonate ABC transporter, permease protein PhnE: protein MNTSVSLTTNGRLPGEPPKRSWLSLISWGVFFLVLVWSWGGADMRPLDLIRDSGNMSQFAHDFFPPDFRDWRVYVHEMLVTIHIAVWGTVLAVVCSIPMGLLSASNMVPAWVYQPVRRVMDSCRAINEMVFAMLFIVAVGLGPFAGVLALWVHTTGTLSKLFAEAVEAIDPRPVEGVRATGARAIDEILYGVLPQVMPLWISYTLYRFESNVRSASVVGMVGAGGIGVVLYEVIRSFQYAQTCAVMLIMVVVVTCIDVFSARVRKMVI from the coding sequence ATGAACACCAGCGTATCCCTCACTACAAATGGTCGCCTGCCGGGCGAGCCGCCCAAGCGTTCGTGGCTGTCCCTGATTAGCTGGGGTGTTTTCTTCCTGGTCCTGGTGTGGTCGTGGGGCGGTGCCGACATGCGTCCGCTCGATCTGATTCGCGATTCCGGCAACATGAGCCAGTTCGCGCACGATTTCTTCCCGCCCGACTTCCGTGATTGGCGCGTGTACGTGCATGAAATGCTGGTAACCATCCACATTGCCGTATGGGGCACTGTGCTTGCGGTCGTGTGTTCGATCCCGATGGGATTGTTGTCGGCGTCGAACATGGTGCCGGCGTGGGTGTATCAGCCGGTGCGTCGCGTGATGGATTCGTGCCGCGCGATCAACGAAATGGTTTTCGCGATGCTCTTCATTGTCGCGGTGGGCTTGGGCCCGTTCGCTGGTGTACTCGCTTTGTGGGTGCACACGACAGGCACGCTCTCGAAGTTGTTTGCCGAGGCGGTAGAGGCGATCGATCCGCGTCCGGTGGAAGGTGTTCGGGCGACGGGCGCGCGAGCGATCGACGAAATCCTGTATGGCGTATTGCCGCAGGTCATGCCGTTGTGGATCTCGTACACCCTGTACCGTTTCGAGTCGAACGTGCGTTCGGCGTCGGTGGTTGGCATGGTGGGGGCGGGCGGTATTGGCGTGGTGTTATACGAAGTGATTCGTAGCTTCCAGTATGCGCAGACGTGTGCGGTGATGTTGATCATGGTCGTTGTGGTGACGTGCATTGACGTGTTCTCGGCCCGAGTGCGAAAGATGGTGATCTGA
- a CDS encoding monovalent cation:proton antiporter family protein — protein MASPLELTLVLLFAACVGVVLFRMLHLPPMLGYLSVGIVIGPHALGLASDSQRVQYLAEFGVVFLMFSIGIEFSLPKLKSMRRVVLGLGVSQVLGTLLVAIGLGAVVNLFWSFSWQASVALGGALAMSSTAIVTKMLAERLELETEHGRNIMGVLLFQDLAVVPLLIVISALGGNSKALVLALSLAALKITGALALLLWVGQKLVGRWFHIVAARRSQELFMLNLLLLTLGLAYITEHLGLSMALGAFIAGMLIAETPFRHQVEDDIKPFRDVLLGLFFITTGMLLDPAIVMKQPLLVLLFFVGPLVVKFTLIAGLARVFGSPPGTAIRTGLGLAQAGEFGFVLLNLVIDRQLLDPSLSQAVLAGMLLSMLCAPFLIINADRIALRFVANEWMMQSLQMTKIATQSIKTSGHVIICGYGRCGQNLARMLEQEGIGYVALDLDPDRVMEAASSGETVVFGDAARREALVAAGIHRAAGIVVTYDSTPAALKVLAQVQALEPTLPVVVRTVDDTHIDDLIAAGATEVVPEIVEGSLMLASHALVLMGVPMRRVLRRVAQARNERYSLLRGYFHGLDDEDEGGEREQVRLQSVPLTLNADAVGRTLGELRLDKLGVTVTAIRRHGIRGVEPVSETRLMAEDIVVLRGLPEKLVAAEQRLLGRE, from the coding sequence ATGGCATCACCGCTCGAACTCACTCTCGTTCTGTTGTTTGCCGCCTGCGTCGGGGTGGTGCTGTTCCGCATGCTCCATTTGCCGCCGATGCTTGGCTATCTGAGCGTGGGCATCGTGATTGGCCCGCACGCGCTGGGGCTGGCTTCCGATTCGCAACGCGTGCAGTACCTCGCGGAGTTCGGCGTTGTCTTTCTGATGTTCTCCATCGGCATCGAATTTTCGTTACCCAAGCTCAAGAGCATGCGTCGCGTGGTGCTGGGGCTCGGGGTGTCTCAGGTCCTGGGGACATTGCTCGTCGCGATCGGGCTGGGCGCGGTCGTCAACCTGTTCTGGTCGTTCTCGTGGCAGGCGTCGGTGGCGCTTGGCGGCGCGCTCGCCATGTCGTCGACGGCCATCGTCACCAAGATGCTGGCAGAGCGTCTGGAACTGGAGACGGAGCACGGCCGCAACATCATGGGCGTGCTGCTGTTTCAGGATCTGGCCGTGGTGCCGTTGCTGATCGTGATTTCCGCGCTTGGCGGCAATTCGAAGGCGTTGGTGCTGGCGTTGTCGCTGGCGGCGCTCAAGATCACGGGCGCGCTGGCGCTGCTGCTGTGGGTCGGGCAGAAGCTGGTGGGCCGCTGGTTCCACATCGTGGCGGCGCGGCGCTCGCAAGAGCTGTTCATGCTCAACCTGCTGCTGCTCACGCTCGGCCTTGCCTACATCACCGAACACCTTGGGTTGTCGATGGCGCTGGGCGCGTTCATCGCGGGCATGCTGATCGCGGAGACGCCGTTTCGCCATCAGGTGGAAGACGACATCAAGCCATTTCGCGACGTGCTGCTGGGTCTGTTCTTCATCACGACCGGGATGTTGCTCGACCCGGCCATCGTGATGAAGCAACCGCTGCTCGTGTTGTTGTTCTTCGTTGGCCCGCTGGTTGTCAAATTCACGCTGATCGCAGGTCTTGCACGCGTATTCGGCAGCCCGCCCGGCACGGCGATCCGTACCGGTCTCGGGCTGGCGCAGGCGGGCGAATTCGGCTTCGTGCTGCTCAATCTGGTGATCGACCGTCAACTGCTCGACCCATCGCTGTCGCAGGCGGTGCTGGCGGGCATGTTGCTCTCGATGCTGTGCGCGCCGTTTCTCATCATCAATGCCGACCGTATCGCCCTGCGCTTCGTCGCCAACGAATGGATGATGCAGTCGTTGCAGATGACGAAGATCGCTACGCAGAGCATCAAGACGTCGGGGCACGTCATCATCTGCGGGTACGGCCGATGCGGTCAGAACCTTGCGCGCATGCTCGAACAGGAGGGCATCGGCTACGTGGCGCTCGACCTCGATCCGGATCGTGTCATGGAAGCGGCGAGTTCCGGCGAGACCGTGGTATTCGGCGACGCGGCCCGGCGCGAGGCGCTCGTCGCGGCGGGAATACACCGCGCCGCCGGTATCGTGGTGACCTACGACAGCACCCCGGCCGCGCTGAAGGTGCTTGCGCAGGTGCAGGCGCTGGAGCCCACGTTGCCGGTGGTCGTGCGCACGGTGGACGACACGCACATCGACGACCTGATCGCCGCAGGCGCGACCGAAGTGGTGCCCGAGATCGTGGAGGGCAGCCTGATGTTGGCGTCGCACGCGCTGGTGCTGATGGGCGTGCCGATGCGCCGCGTGTTGCGCCGTGTGGCGCAGGCACGTAACGAGCGCTACAGCCTGCTGCGAGGCTATTTCCACGGCCTCGACGATGAAGACGAAGGCGGCGAGCGCGAGCAGGTCCGCCTGCAATCCGTGCCGCTCACCCTCAATGCCGACGCGGTCGGGCGCACGCTTGGCGAACTTCGGCTCGACAAGCTCGGCGTGACGGTCACGGCCATCCGCCGGCACGGCATCCGTGGCGTCGAGCCGGTGTCGGAGACGCGTCTGATGGCCGAAGACATCGTGGTGCTGCGTGGTTTGCCCGAGAAACTGGTCGCGGCCGAACAGCGGCTGTTGGGGCGCGAGTAA
- the phnL gene encoding phosphonate C-P lyase system protein PhnL codes for MLRAQGLYKTFRLHAQGGAAIPALDGVDLTVRRGECVALVGPSGAGKSTLLRCLYGNYLVGAGRIEIRHDDGHAERWVDLTSATAREVLSVRRTTLGYVSQFLRVIPRVSTLDIVAEPLRRLGYDDGDAAGRARDLLARLNIPERLWSLAPATFSGGEQQRINIARGLIAAAPVLLLDEPTASLDAQNRAVVAQLIAEARAAGSAIVGIFHDEATRDEVASRTLAMRPVLRPAH; via the coding sequence ATGCTGCGCGCGCAGGGCCTGTACAAGACTTTCCGGCTGCACGCGCAGGGCGGCGCGGCCATTCCGGCACTCGACGGCGTGGATCTGACGGTGCGGCGCGGCGAATGCGTGGCGCTGGTCGGTCCTTCGGGCGCCGGCAAGAGCACGCTGCTACGTTGTCTCTACGGCAATTACCTCGTGGGCGCGGGCCGCATCGAGATCCGTCACGACGACGGTCACGCCGAGCGCTGGGTGGACCTGACCTCGGCCACGGCACGCGAGGTGCTCTCGGTACGACGCACCACGCTGGGCTATGTCAGCCAGTTTCTGCGTGTGATTCCGCGGGTGAGCACGCTCGACATCGTGGCGGAGCCGCTGCGCCGTCTGGGCTACGACGATGGCGACGCCGCCGGCCGTGCCCGCGATCTGCTCGCCCGCCTGAATATTCCCGAACGGTTGTGGTCGCTCGCCCCGGCGACGTTCTCGGGCGGCGAGCAGCAGCGCATCAATATCGCACGCGGGCTGATCGCCGCCGCGCCAGTGTTGCTGCTCGACGAGCCGACCGCGTCTCTCGACGCCCAGAACCGAGCCGTGGTCGCGCAATTGATCGCCGAGGCACGCGCCGCCGGCAGTGCAATCGTCGGCATTTTCCACGACGAGGCCACCCGCGACGAGGTCGCCTCACGCACGCTCGCCATGCGCCCCGTGCTCCGTCCCGCTCATTGA
- a CDS encoding alpha-D-ribose 1-methylphosphonate 5-triphosphate diphosphatase: protein MLIKNARIVTPETTFTGVVEVREGRIHSVEEGTTEVPAAIDWQGDHLLPGLVELHTDNLEKHLAPRPGVFWNTHAAFAIHDAQVAAAGITTVFDSLVIGERDAFGLRSRKVQNECGQAMLDATAAGLFRADHFLHLRCEVATHDAADAFAEMSDHPLLRLVSVMDHTPGQRQWHDPVQYRQYHERNGKVSDETWQTMLSELKAQQEAFASPHRRSIVAMSRERGLPLASHDDTSIEHVDEAVRDGVALSEFPTTLTAARAAREKSIGVIMGAPNIVRGGSHSGNVAAADLARADMLDILSSDYVPSSLLQAAFQLHSEIGWSLSKAIRTVSWTPAQSVGLADRGGIVPGLRADMIRVAIRHGMPPVPRATYLEGQRVA from the coding sequence ATGCTCATCAAGAACGCCCGCATCGTCACACCCGAGACCACGTTCACCGGGGTCGTGGAGGTACGCGAGGGCCGCATTCACTCGGTGGAGGAAGGCACGACCGAGGTGCCGGCGGCCATCGACTGGCAAGGCGATCATCTGCTGCCCGGTCTGGTCGAGTTGCATACGGATAATCTGGAGAAGCACCTCGCGCCGCGTCCGGGCGTGTTCTGGAACACGCACGCCGCATTCGCCATTCACGACGCGCAAGTCGCCGCCGCTGGCATCACTACGGTCTTCGACTCGCTGGTCATCGGGGAGCGCGACGCGTTCGGTCTGCGCAGCCGTAAGGTGCAGAACGAATGCGGACAGGCGATGCTCGACGCCACCGCCGCCGGCCTGTTTCGTGCAGACCACTTCCTGCACTTGCGCTGCGAAGTCGCCACGCACGACGCCGCCGATGCGTTCGCCGAAATGAGCGACCATCCGCTGCTGCGGCTCGTCTCGGTCATGGACCACACACCGGGGCAGCGCCAGTGGCACGACCCGGTGCAATACCGCCAGTATCACGAGCGCAACGGCAAGGTGTCGGACGAGACCTGGCAAACGATGCTCTCCGAACTGAAGGCACAGCAGGAAGCCTTCGCATCACCTCACCGCCGCTCGATCGTGGCGATGAGCCGCGAACGCGGTCTGCCACTCGCAAGCCACGACGACACATCGATCGAACACGTCGACGAAGCAGTACGGGACGGTGTCGCACTCTCGGAATTCCCAACGACGCTCACCGCCGCTCGTGCCGCCCGCGAAAAGTCCATCGGCGTGATCATGGGCGCACCCAACATCGTGCGCGGTGGATCACACTCAGGCAATGTGGCAGCCGCCGATCTGGCACGCGCAGACATGCTCGACATCCTCTCGTCAGACTACGTGCCCTCAAGCCTGCTGCAAGCCGCCTTCCAACTGCACAGCGAGATCGGCTGGTCTCTCTCGAAGGCCATACGTACCGTGTCGTGGACTCCCGCACAGTCTGTCGGCCTCGCCGACCGTGGCGGCATCGTGCCCGGCCTTCGCGCCGATATGATACGCGTCGCTATTCGCCACGGTATGCCACCGGTGCCCCGTGCCACCTATCTTGAAGGACAGCGCGTCGCCTAA
- a CDS encoding DeoR/GlpR family DNA-binding transcription regulator, whose product MLAEQRQQYVLEQLAKTGALAISDLVRELGVSRETVRRDLNTLAARGLLLMTHGGALAADRSEPDWTLRENVNAVGKRAIGVRAAELVPDGASVIIDYGTTTRAVAQALLSKHRLRIYTNDWQIARLLGRHHDNRVTMLGGELQDNEDAVQGWDAINQISQYHADFAFIGVGGVTEDGGITDFNRAAAELRARMLLCANVSAVVADHTKFGRVTPVRIRHFEAARYLISDAAPHKGMLAQLRARGPELLIA is encoded by the coding sequence ATGCTTGCCGAACAACGCCAACAATACGTGCTCGAACAACTTGCCAAGACCGGGGCACTCGCGATCAGCGATCTGGTGCGCGAGTTGGGTGTCTCGCGAGAGACGGTGCGTCGTGACCTGAATACGCTTGCCGCGCGCGGCCTGTTGCTCATGACACACGGTGGCGCGCTGGCCGCCGATCGCAGCGAGCCCGACTGGACCTTGCGCGAGAACGTCAATGCCGTGGGCAAGCGCGCCATCGGTGTGCGCGCGGCCGAGCTCGTGCCCGATGGCGCATCGGTCATCATCGACTACGGCACGACCACGCGCGCGGTGGCGCAGGCGTTGCTCTCCAAACATCGTCTTCGCATCTACACCAACGATTGGCAGATCGCGCGTCTGCTGGGGCGGCATCACGACAACCGGGTCACGATGCTCGGCGGCGAGCTGCAGGACAATGAAGACGCCGTGCAGGGCTGGGACGCCATCAACCAGATCTCCCAGTACCATGCCGACTTCGCCTTCATCGGCGTGGGTGGCGTGACGGAAGACGGTGGCATTACCGACTTCAATCGCGCGGCGGCCGAATTGCGTGCGCGCATGTTGCTGTGTGCGAACGTCTCGGCCGTGGTGGCAGACCACACCAAATTCGGCCGTGTCACGCCTGTGCGCATCCGCCACTTCGAAGCTGCGCGTTACCTCATCAGCGACGCAGCGCCGCACAAAGGCATGCTCGCGCAACTGCGCGCACGCGGCCCGGAACTGCTCATCGCCTGA
- a CDS encoding alpha-D-ribose 1-methylphosphonate 5-phosphate C-P-lyase PhnJ produces MIRRSLLKAVAIPGYQVPFGSREMPLPYGWGTGGIQVSAAVIGTDDTLKVIDQGADDTTNAVNIRRFFARTAGVATTTKTSDATVIQTRHRIPEAALHEGQIMVYQVPMPEPLFRLEPRIVESRKLHALGEYGLMRVRLYEDIVRHGAIATTYDYPVIVNGRYLTSPSPIPKFDNPKLHMNPALQLFGAGRERRLYAIPPYTPVESLDFDDHPFEIQKWDAHCALCGATDSFLDEVITDDAGTRMYVCSDSDYCGSRTAAKEVA; encoded by the coding sequence ATGATTCGTCGCAGCCTGCTCAAGGCGGTGGCGATTCCCGGGTATCAGGTGCCGTTCGGCAGCCGGGAAATGCCGCTGCCGTATGGCTGGGGCACGGGCGGCATTCAGGTAAGCGCCGCCGTGATCGGCACAGACGACACGCTCAAGGTCATCGACCAGGGCGCAGACGACACGACCAACGCGGTCAACATCCGCCGCTTCTTCGCCCGCACGGCCGGCGTCGCTACGACGACGAAGACGTCGGACGCCACGGTCATTCAGACGCGTCACCGCATTCCCGAAGCGGCGCTGCACGAAGGCCAGATCATGGTCTATCAGGTGCCGATGCCCGAGCCCCTTTTCCGTCTGGAACCGCGCATCGTCGAGTCGCGCAAGCTGCATGCGCTGGGCGAGTACGGCCTCATGCGCGTGCGTCTGTATGAGGACATCGTGAGGCACGGCGCGATCGCAACGACCTATGACTATCCGGTCATTGTGAACGGGCGCTACCTCACGTCGCCCTCCCCGATCCCGAAATTCGATAACCCCAAGCTGCATATGAACCCGGCCCTGCAACTCTTCGGTGCGGGACGCGAGCGCCGTCTGTACGCCATTCCGCCGTACACACCGGTCGAGAGTCTCGACTTCGACGATCACCCGTTCGAGATCCAGAAGTGGGACGCGCACTGCGCGCTGTGCGGCGCAACCGACAGTTTTCTCGATGAAGTCATTACGGACGATGCCGGCACGCGCATGTATGTGTGCTCGGACAGCGACTACTGCGGCAGCCGAACCGCTGCAAAGGAGGTCGCATGA
- the phnC gene encoding phosphonate ABC transporter ATP-binding protein, producing MDEAIRIERLTKTFGSGRRALDEVALKVMPGEMVALIGASGSGKSTLMRHIAGFVAADQQPGSIEILGRPIQRDGRIVREVRQIRRDIGFVFQQFNLVGRLPVITNVLTGLLARVPLWRSLMFRFTTEERQAALASLAEVGIADLAYQRASTLSGGQQQRAALARTLVQGAKIILADEPIASLDPESARKVMDMLARMNRDHKLTVVVSLHQVDVAMRYCVRTVALHQGRVVYDGPSAALTPDLLRRLYGVQASELLNEASDASESAAGTAGETPADAEAPFLTSMSLSLT from the coding sequence GTGGACGAAGCGATTCGAATCGAGCGACTGACCAAGACTTTCGGGAGTGGTCGCCGTGCCCTCGACGAAGTGGCGCTCAAAGTCATGCCGGGCGAAATGGTCGCCCTTATCGGGGCGTCGGGCTCGGGCAAGTCGACGCTGATGCGTCACATTGCGGGCTTCGTGGCTGCCGACCAACAGCCTGGCAGCATCGAGATTCTGGGGCGCCCGATCCAGCGCGACGGTCGCATCGTGCGTGAAGTGCGCCAGATTCGCCGCGACATCGGCTTCGTCTTCCAGCAATTCAATCTGGTGGGGCGTCTGCCGGTCATTACCAACGTACTTACGGGCCTGCTGGCTCGCGTGCCGCTGTGGCGCAGCCTGATGTTCCGCTTCACCACCGAAGAGCGTCAGGCGGCGCTCGCGTCGCTTGCCGAAGTGGGCATTGCCGATCTGGCCTACCAGCGTGCCAGCACCTTGTCGGGCGGGCAGCAACAACGTGCGGCACTGGCGCGCACGTTGGTGCAGGGCGCGAAGATCATTCTTGCGGACGAACCCATTGCGTCGCTCGACCCCGAGTCGGCGCGCAAGGTGATGGACATGCTGGCGCGCATGAATCGCGACCACAAGCTCACCGTTGTCGTCTCGCTGCACCAGGTGGATGTGGCGATGCGTTACTGCGTGCGCACCGTTGCCCTGCATCAGGGCCGCGTAGTGTACGACGGCCCGTCAGCAGCCCTCACGCCCGATCTACTGCGCCGCCTTTATGGCGTGCAGGCGAGCGAGTTGCTCAACGAAGCCTCCGATGCCTCGGAGAGCGCGGCGGGCACGGCGGGCGAGACGCCCGCCGACGCAGAAGCCCCTTTTCTTACCTCGATGTCCCTCAGCCTGACCTGA
- a CDS encoding LysE family translocator, translated as MPNLWLFLLTSVAITLAPGPDNMQVIARGIAQGRRAGLAAAAGFTFGCLFHTTIAAVGLAAVLRSSPWAFEAIKLAGAAYLIWIGIKALRARGAMALANDATPQPLSAVFRQSVFANMLNPKVTLFFLVFLPQFVSADAAHPGWQMLLLGLVFMGQTIVVFSAYGWFAGVLGTWLKRRPGAGRWLDRVAGAIFIGLGLRVALQG; from the coding sequence ATGCCCAATCTCTGGCTGTTCCTGCTGACCTCGGTCGCGATCACGCTCGCACCGGGGCCGGACAACATGCAGGTCATCGCACGCGGCATTGCGCAGGGACGCCGTGCCGGGCTGGCGGCGGCGGCCGGCTTCACATTCGGTTGCCTGTTCCACACGACCATCGCAGCCGTGGGGCTGGCTGCCGTGCTGCGCTCGTCGCCGTGGGCATTCGAGGCGATCAAGCTGGCGGGGGCTGCCTATCTCATCTGGATCGGGATCAAGGCGCTGCGTGCGCGTGGCGCCATGGCACTGGCCAACGACGCTACCCCGCAACCGCTCTCGGCCGTGTTCCGTCAGAGCGTGTTCGCGAACATGCTCAATCCGAAAGTCACGCTCTTCTTCCTCGTGTTCCTGCCGCAATTCGTGAGTGCCGACGCCGCCCATCCGGGCTGGCAGATGTTGCTGCTCGGCCTCGTGTTCATGGGGCAGACCATCGTGGTGTTCAGCGCGTATGGTTGGTTCGCTGGCGTGTTGGGCACGTGGCTCAAGCGGCGTCCGGGCGCGGGGCGATGGCTCGATCGCGTAGCCGGCGCGATATTCATCGGCCTAGGTTTGCGTGTCGCGTTGCAGGGGTAA
- a CDS encoding adenine phosphoribosyltransferase: MQIDESPAAYIKSQIRTVPDWPSPGVQFRDITPLLKNPRTLRVLIDVFVHRYMEHRPDYIAGLDARGFILGSILAYELNIGFIPIRKKGKLPYQTVAEEYELEYGSATVEIHADACGPGDRVLLIDDLVATGGTMLAGKKLLERLGATVIEGAAIVDLPELGGSRLIRDAGLPLFLLCSFEGH; encoded by the coding sequence GTGCAGATCGATGAGTCTCCTGCCGCCTATATCAAAAGCCAGATCCGCACCGTGCCGGACTGGCCCTCGCCCGGCGTGCAGTTCCGCGATATCACCCCGTTGCTCAAGAACCCGCGCACCTTGCGGGTGTTGATCGACGTGTTCGTGCATCGCTATATGGAGCACCGGCCCGATTACATCGCCGGACTCGATGCGCGTGGATTCATCCTCGGTTCGATTCTGGCCTACGAGCTCAACATCGGCTTCATCCCCATTCGCAAGAAAGGCAAGCTGCCGTATCAGACGGTTGCCGAAGAATACGAGCTGGAATATGGCAGTGCGACGGTCGAGATTCATGCCGACGCGTGCGGTCCGGGCGATCGCGTGCTGCTGATCGACGATCTGGTCGCCACCGGCGGCACCATGCTGGCAGGCAAGAAGCTGCTCGAGCGTCTGGGCGCTACCGTCATCGAAGGTGCCGCCATCGTCGACCTGCCCGAGCTGGGCGGTTCGCGCCTGATCCGGGATGCGGGACTGCCGCTCTTCCTGCTGTGCTCGTTCGAAGGTCATTGA
- the phnD gene encoding phosphonate ABC transporter substrate-binding protein produces MKLWKTLLAGAAMIASVAAAHAQEINFGIISTDSSAALRQRWQPLIDDMEKQTGLKVTPFFATDYAGVIEGMRFNKVQLAWMGNKGAMEAVDRSQGEVFAKIMYADGTEGYYSLLISNKSSPYKTLDDVIKNGKKINFGLGDPTSTSGTLVPGYYVFAKNNIDPRTYFKTARSSNHGANLMAVLNNQIDVATNNTEELNKLEATQPEKAKQVQVIWKSPLIPSDPLLWRKDLPDATKKKIRDFFLAYGKDAHEKEVLKNIYNYGGFRASSDAQLLPIRQLELFKQKVQLESDANIDAAKKKSQLADLDSKLAALDQEMNKAK; encoded by the coding sequence ATGAAACTGTGGAAAACCCTGCTGGCCGGCGCGGCCATGATCGCCTCGGTGGCGGCAGCGCACGCGCAGGAAATCAACTTCGGCATTATTTCGACCGACTCCAGCGCGGCACTGCGCCAACGTTGGCAGCCGCTGATCGACGACATGGAGAAGCAAACGGGCCTGAAAGTGACCCCGTTCTTCGCCACCGACTACGCGGGTGTGATCGAAGGCATGCGCTTCAACAAAGTGCAGCTTGCGTGGATGGGTAACAAGGGCGCGATGGAGGCTGTCGACCGCTCGCAGGGCGAAGTCTTCGCGAAGATCATGTACGCCGACGGCACCGAAGGGTATTACTCGCTGCTGATCTCGAACAAGTCGAGCCCGTACAAGACGCTCGACGACGTGATCAAGAACGGCAAGAAGATCAACTTCGGTCTGGGCGATCCGACCTCGACGTCGGGCACGTTGGTGCCGGGCTACTACGTGTTTGCGAAGAACAACATCGATCCGCGCACGTACTTCAAGACCGCGCGCAGCTCCAACCACGGTGCCAACCTGATGGCCGTGTTGAACAACCAGATCGACGTGGCGACCAACAACACCGAAGAGCTCAACAAGCTCGAGGCGACGCAGCCCGAGAAGGCCAAGCAGGTTCAGGTCATCTGGAAGTCGCCGCTGATCCCGTCGGATCCGCTGCTGTGGCGCAAGGACTTGCCGGATGCCACCAAGAAGAAGATTCGTGACTTCTTCCTGGCCTACGGCAAGGATGCGCATGAAAAAGAAGTGCTGAAGAATATCTACAACTACGGTGGTTTCCGCGCGTCGAGCGACGCGCAACTGCTGCCGATCCGTCAGCTCGAGCTGTTCAAGCAGAAAGTGCAGCTTGAATCGGACGCCAACATCGATGCAGCCAAAAAGAAGTCGCAACTGGCCGATCTCGATAGCAAGCTGGCCGCGCTCGATCAGGAAATGAACAAAGCGAAGTAA
- the phnK gene encoding phosphonate C-P lyase system protein PhnK: MNASPNTATNAALRAAPPLDEPLLRVAGLGKRYGDRIGCTEVTFDLWPGEVVCIVGESGSGKSTLLNALALRHEIDAGTLHYRGADGTLHDLMALDEAHKRRLLRTEWGFVEQNPRDGLRMNVSAGGNIGDRLMAVGARHFGDIRDKARHWMAQVELDPARVDEMPGAFSGGMQQRLQIARNLVTEPRLVLMDEPTAGLDVSVQARLLDLLRSLVERLHLAAIIVTHDIGVARLIAHRLIVMQAGRVVEAGLTDQVLDDPQHPYTQLLVSSVLPV; the protein is encoded by the coding sequence ATGAATGCGTCTCCGAATACGGCCACGAATGCTGCTTTGCGCGCTGCGCCGCCGCTGGACGAACCGCTGCTGCGAGTTGCGGGGCTGGGGAAGCGCTACGGCGATCGCATCGGCTGCACCGAGGTGACGTTCGATCTCTGGCCGGGCGAGGTGGTGTGTATCGTTGGCGAATCGGGCTCGGGCAAGTCGACGCTGCTCAACGCGCTGGCGCTGCGTCACGAGATCGACGCCGGCACGCTGCACTATCGCGGCGCCGACGGCACGTTGCACGACCTGATGGCGCTGGATGAGGCGCACAAGCGTCGTCTGCTGCGCACCGAATGGGGGTTCGTGGAACAGAACCCACGCGACGGGTTGCGCATGAATGTCTCGGCCGGCGGCAATATCGGCGATCGTCTGATGGCGGTCGGCGCGCGCCATTTCGGCGACATTCGTGACAAGGCCCGTCACTGGATGGCGCAGGTCGAACTCGATCCGGCACGCGTGGACGAGATGCCCGGCGCGTTCTCGGGTGGCATGCAGCAACGTCTGCAAATTGCCCGGAATCTGGTGACGGAACCGCGTCTGGTGCTGATGGACGAGCCGACCGCCGGTCTCGACGTCTCGGTGCAGGCACGTCTGCTCGATCTGCTGCGCTCGCTTGTGGAGCGCCTTCATCTTGCCGCCATCATCGTCACGCACGATATCGGGGTGGCGCGACTCATCGCGCATCGTCTGATCGTGATGCAGGCCGGCCGCGTGGTCGAAGCCGGGCTGACCGATCAGGTGCTTGACGATCCGCAACATCCCTATACGCAATTGCTGGTCTCCTCGGTACTGCCTGTATGA